A single genomic interval of Gossypium raimondii isolate GPD5lz chromosome 11, ASM2569854v1, whole genome shotgun sequence harbors:
- the LOC128031906 gene encoding PR5-like receptor kinase: MNDNARIEAFIIKFGSFAPKRYSYGEIKKMTNQFNDKLGQGGFGSVYKGKLPDGRLVAVKSLNETKSNGEDFMNEVASISRTSHVNIVTLLGFCFERSKRALIYEFMPKGSLDKFIYSQGTDNQSRQLEWKTLYDIALGIARGLEYLHQGCNTRILHFDIKPHNVLLDENFCPKISDFGLSKLCERKKSVVSMTGARGTAGYIAPEVFFRNLGGVSHKSDVYSYGMMVLEMVGGRKNIDVEVSQTSEIYFPSWIYKHLDQSKNLNLNEEITGEEEEITRKLIAVSLWCIQTNSLDRPSMTRVIEMLQGSLQSLELPLRPT; this comes from the coding sequence ATGAATGACAATGCTAGGATTGAGGCATTCATCATAAAGTTTGGTTCCTTTGCTCCAAAGCGATACTCTTAtggagaaataaagaaaatgacaaatcaatttaatgataaattaggTCAAGGAGGTTTTGGAAGTGTATATAAAGGAAAGTTGCCCGATGGTCGTCTTGTGGCAGTTAAATCCCTAAATGAAACGAAGAGCAATGGAGAGGATTTTATGAATGAAGTAGCTAGTATTAGCAGAACTTCTCATGTTAATATAGTGACTTTGCTTGGCTTTTGCTTTGAAAGATCGAAGAGAGCTTTGATTTATGAATTCATGCCAAAAGGGTCGTTGGATAAGTTCATTTATAGTCAAGGAACGGATAATCAAAGTCGTCAATTGGAATGGAAAACTTTGTATGACATTGCCCTTGGAATCGCTAGAGGACTGGAGTACTTGCATCAAGGTTGCAATACAAGGATCTTGCACTTTGACATAAAGCCTCATAATGTTCTTTTAGATGAGAACTTTTGTCCCAAGATCTCTGATTTTGGCTTATCTAAATTATGCGAAAGAAAGAAGAGTGTTGTATCAATGACAGGTGCTAGAGGAACTGCTGGATACATTGCTCCAGAAGTGTTTTTTCGAAATTTGGGAGGAGTTTCTCATAAATCTGATGTCTATAGTTATGGAATGATGGTCCTTGAAATGGTTGGAGGAAGAAAAAATATTGATGTTGAAGTGTCTCAAACTagtgaaatatattttcctTCATGGATTTATAAGCATCTTGATCAGTCTAAGAACTTGAATCTTAATGAAGAAATAACAGGAGAGGAAGAAGAAATAACAAGGAAATTGATTGCAGTGAGTCTTTGGTGCATTCAAACCAATTCATTAGATCGACCGTCAATGACTAGAGTAATAGAAATGTTGCAAGGGAGCCTTCAATCATTGGAACTTCCTCTACGACCCACCTAA